The Amaranthus tricolor cultivar Red isolate AtriRed21 chromosome 6, ASM2621246v1, whole genome shotgun sequence genome has a segment encoding these proteins:
- the LOC130815820 gene encoding phosphatidylinositol N-acetylglucosaminyltransferase subunit P isoform X2: protein MEDPSPVNSPRRVLILSRKRRGPSSFHDVDDKASGFGLSGQHGPKPGEVYGFVGSITTIVATAIFFIWAYAPEHWLHSIGISYYPSRYWAVAVPTYCMVIIVLGLAFYIGLNFMTTPSPTSLNVVFDEHSRDPQIYSKLNEDDDRPIESISDLDINKINELMFGDLE, encoded by the exons ATGGAAGATCCTTCCCCTGTCAATAGCCCAAGAAGAGTTCTTATCTTGTCTAGGAAAAGGAGAGGGCCTAGTTCTTTCCACGATGTCGATGATAAGGCTTCTGGATTTGGTTTATCTGGTCAGCATGGCCCAAAACCAGGTGAAGTCTATGGTTTTGTGGGCTCTATAACAACTATTGTTGCCACAG CCATATTCTTTATATGGGCATATGCTCCTGAGCACTGGTTGCATTCAATTGGCATTTCCTACTATCCTAGCAG GTACTGGGCTGTAGCTGTACCAACTTATTGTATGGTCATAATAGTCTTGGGACTAGCATTCTATATTGGCCTCAACTTTATGACAACACCTTCTCCAACTTCCTTGAATGTAGTTTTTG ATGAACACAGCAGAGATCCACAAATCTACTCGAAATTGAATGAAGATGATGATCGGCCAATTGAATCCATCTCGGATCTTGACATCAATAAAATTAACGAGCTCATGTTTGGAGATCTGGAATGA